A part of Miscanthus floridulus cultivar M001 chromosome 6, ASM1932011v1, whole genome shotgun sequence genomic DNA contains:
- the LOC136460578 gene encoding uncharacterized protein produces MDGGNDLNIMYAETLDAKAIDRSRILPTRAHFHDIVLGKQAIPIGQIDLPIIFGNSSNYRTETLTFKFMAVPNYTYLKLKMLGPCRVITVGTSFQRAYEYEVESCELTSATLASEEFAAIGKDIAEGVPGTKRAARSFEPTKNIKEVLVDPDNSTDKMVCIGTALSSK; encoded by the exons atggacgggggcaacgacctcaacatcatgtacgcagaGACACTTGATGCCAAGGCCATCGACCGATCGCGCATCCTACCAACTAGGGCACATTTCCACGACATCGTGCTGGGAAAGCAGGCCATACCaatcgggcagatcgacctgcccatcatctTTGGGAATTCGTCcaactataggacagagaccctcaccttcaag ttcatggccgtccctaactacacctacctcaagctcaagatgctaggtccatgcagggtcatcacTGTCGGCACTTCTTTCCAGAGGGCCTATGAGTATGAGGTTGAGAGCTGCGAGCTCACTTCGGCGACCCTCGCTTCTGAGGAGTTTGCAGCCATCGGCAAGGACATCGCTGAAGGAGTGCCTGGCACGAAGCGGGCGGCTAGATCCTTTGAGCCTACGAAGaacatcaaggaggtcctcgtcGACCCTGACAACTCCACCGACAAGATGGTGTGCATCGGCACCGccctctcctccaaatag
- the LOC136458230 gene encoding uncharacterized protein — MLGDSTLEDLGNGGVIAAAVLIVLLVAFSTYGRRLCRHPAVRFFVWGASMVFLPLSSAILSALLSRVKESKHENPNAPTGRRNSDVQNMWTLLLWLVLIVTLKCNANMAATAVTAAASSPAEGDASVDGYRIRPPVENLAEYAWLAYLIWLCVPVAVWLGHLNKAIFFLFSALGLAKLALKLAAFYSASGSFALGKNARLIAGYMEQLVADGDDGGLEQVPRYIVMGENKKYVEESPRGYRVKRDALQDKFSGLVTLDRVWRLAEHGDGVLAERVELRDLCLSYSLFKILRRRLSGYPLADAGSVEALSFVLRGMDSAGTGGAINADRVFRVLVDELWFASDFYYSPIPLCIFGGWCAALNYICSVLIIVGAVAVGWIYQVKGVIHYTSYKVITYFLLLTVVLVEAWEIVASVCSNWTKMALIGHYIRHQSLWRRSSCVHAVLTAVLHLRPATRWRDKLGQNSVLEPRRFRRRTGLLSEQLYGSSGLMKSIPVSPLVRDAVLRSLLSSYGDGASQDSAAARRVGGKVDWAMYGSHKSWAWDADGSSNTELILVWHVGTRLLEMKSTSASSDMIAACHLSYYCAYLVAVAPELLPDSAAWTRRRYKEVSDDVRAALGADGGGGGTESTAERYERLLAELSKDSRDTVLRRGAELGRHLVEEYAEDEASACRNLADFWAEMLLFVAPSENVKGHVQAMARGGEFITLVWALLLHAGVTTRPNTPVGAIP; from the coding sequence ATGTTGGGCGACTCAACGCTTGAGGATCTCGGCAATGGCGGTGTCATCGCTGCGGCCGTCCTTATCGTCCTGCTGGTGGCGTTCAGCACGTACGGCCGTCGTTTGTGCCGGCACCCGGCAGTCCGCTTCTTCGTGTGGGGTGCCTCCATGGTATTCCTGCCGCTCTCCTCCGCCATCCTCTCCGCCCTACTGAGCAGGGTCAAGGAGTCCAAGCACGAGAACCCTAACGCCCCTACCGGTCGTCGCAACTCCGACGTCCAGAACATGTGGACGCTCCTCCTGTGGCTCGTGCTCATCGTCACCCTCAAGTGCAACGCGAACATGGCCGCGACAGCAGTCACCGCTGCGGCCTCCTCGCCTGCGGAGGGTGACGCTAGCGTCGACGGCTACAGGATCAGGCCCCCCGTGGAGAACCTCGCGGAGTACGCCTGGCTGGCCTACCTTATCTGGCTCTGCGTTCCGGTGGCGGTATGGCTGGGCCATCTCAACAAAGCCATCTTCTTCTTGTTCAGCGCGCTTGGTCTCGCCAAGCTGGCGCTCAAGCTGGCTGCCTTCTACAGCGCGAGCGGCTCGTTCGCGCTGGGTAAGAACGCGCGCCTGATCGCCGGCTACATGGAGCAGCTCGTCGccgacggcgacgacggcggcctGGAACAAGTGCCGCGCTACATAGTGATGGGAGAGAATAAGAAGTACGTCGAGGAGAGCCCTCGGGGATACCGCGTAAAGCGCGACGCCCTGCAGGACAAGTTCAGCGGCCTTGTCACACTGGACCGCGTGTGGCGGCTGGCTGAGCACGGGGATGGCGTCCTCGCCGAGAGGGTGGAGCTCAGGGACCTCTGCCTCTCCTACTCGCTCTTCAAGATCCTGCGGCGGCGGCTGTCAGGGTACCCTCTGGCCGACGCTGGGTCCGTTGAGGCGCTTAGCTTCGTGCTCAGAGGCATGGACAGCGCCGGCACGGGCGGCGCGATCAACGCCGACAGGGTGTTCCGTGTCCTCGTGGACGAGCTTTGGTTTGCAAGTGATTTCTACTACTCTCCCATCCCGTTGTGCATCTTCGGCGGATGGTGCGCCGCGCTCAACTACATCTGTTCCGTCCTAATCATCGTCGGAGCCGTCGCTGTGGGATGGATTTATCAGGTCAAGGGTGTGATACACTACACGTCGTATAAAGTCATCACTTACTTCCTCCTGCTCACCGTCGTGCTCGTCGAGGCATGGGAGATCGTCGCCAGCGTGTGCTCCAACTGGACCAAGATGGCGCTGATCGGCCACTACATAAGGCACCAGTCGCTGTGGCGCCGATCCAGCTGCGTCCACGCGGTGCTCACTGCGGTGCTGCACCTCAGGCCGGCGACGCGTTGGCGGGACAAGCTCGGACAGAACTCGGTGCTGGAGCCTCGCCGCTTCCGCAGGCGGACCGGGCTTCTCTCAGAGCAACTCTACGGCAGTTCGGGGCTCATGAAGTCCATCCCGGTGTCGCCGTTAGTCAGGGACGCGGTGCTCCGGTCACTCCTGAGCAGCTACGGGGACGGGGCGAGCCAAGACAGTGCAGCGGCACGCCGAGTCGGTGGCAAGGTGGACTGGGCGATGTACGGCTCCCACAAGAGCTGGGCGTGGGACGCTGACGGGAGCAGCAACACGGAACTGATCCTCGTGTGGCACGTCGGCACGAGGCTCTTAGAGATGAAGTCGACGTCAGCATCGTCGGATATGATCGCCGCCTGCCACCTCTCCTACTACTGCGCCTACCTGGTAGCGGTGGCGCCGGAGCTGCTGCCAGACTCCGCGGCGTGGACCAGAAGACGGTACAAGGAAGTGTCCGACGACGTGCGCGCCGCGCTTGGTGcggatggcggcggtggcggcaccgAGTCAACCGCGGAGAGGTATGAACGGCTATTGGCGGAGCTGAGCAAGGACTCGCGGGACACGGTGCTGCGGCGGGGCGCGGAGCTCGGCCGGCACCTGGTGGAAGAGTACGCCGAGGACGAGGCGTCGGCCTGCAGGAACCTGGCCGACTTCTGGGCGGAGATGCTGCTCTTCGTGGCGCCGTCGGAGAATGTCAAGGGCCACGTCCAGGCCATGGCGCGCGGCGGCGAGTTCATCACGCTCGTCTGGGCGTTGCTTCTCCACGCTGGCGTCACCACAAGGCCTAACACGCCGGTTGGTGCTATCCCGTAA